The DNA segment CAGCCTGGATGACAATGATTTGGCAGCGACCGGCGTTCAGGGCCGGGCACATGACCATGTCCTACGGCTGACCGAACTCGCCCAGCGATCGGGTGTCGACGGGATCGTCTGTTCGGGCGAAGAGGTGGAGGCGGCGCATCGGAACTGGCCGAAGGGCTTCTTCGTCGTACCCGGCGTCCGACCGGCGGATGGCGCGGCAGGCGACCAGAAGAGGATCGTCACGCCCCGTCAGGCACTCGATCGGGGCGCGTCCGTGCTGGTGATCGGCCGGCCAATCACCCAGGCGGACGATCCCGACGTTGCCGCACGCGCGATTGGCGCGACGCTCTGATCCGGGGGGCGCGGGCGGTGTCTTGCAGCAGTGGCATGCGCGTTGCGGAACACGAGCCCTGCCCCGAGTGAGATTGCTTTGATGACGGACGTAAAAATTTGCGGGCTGAGCACCCAGGCAACCGTCGACGCCGCCATAGCGGGCGGCGCGACGCATATCGGCCTGGTCTTCTTCCCGCCCTCCCCCCGCAACTTGAGCTTCGACTCGGCGGCGGCGCTTGCCGCGCGCATCCCCGCCCGGGTTCGGCGGGTCGGCGTCTTTGTCGACCCCGACGATGCAGCGGTCGAGCGCGCCGTTCAGGCCGGGGGATTGCACGCGCTTCAACTACATAAGGCGTCGCCGCAGCGGGCAGCCCATCTGCGGCAACGCACCGGGCTTGAGATCTGGTCGGCAGTGGCGGTGAAGACACGAGCCGATCTGGACGGCGCCAGGGATTATGCCGGCGCGGCCGACCGCATCCTCTATGATGCGAAGACACCCGCAGGCGCGGCCCTTCCCGGCGGCATGGGCGTGCGGTTCGATTGGTCGCTGCTCGACGGATTTCGCCATCCGCTGCCCTGGGCGCTTTCCGGCGGCCTGGATGCGGCCAATGTTTCAGAGGCGATCCGCCGCACCGGCGCGCCGCTGGTCGATGCGTCGTCCGGTCTGGAAAGCGCGCCCGGCGTCAAGAGCGTGGACAAGATCGCCGCCTTCCTGCAAGCGGTCGCCGCATCATGAACGCTCCGAATTCCTTCCGGGCCCAGCCCGACGAGCGCGGCCACTTCGGCGATTATGGCGGCCGCTATGTCGCCGAAACGCTGATGCCGCTGATCCTTGATCTGGAACGCGAATATCGCGCGGCGAAAAGCGATCCGGCGTTCCAGGCGCAATTCGACGATCTGCTGGAACATTATGTCGGCCGGCCCTCCCCGCTTTATTACGCCGAGCGGCTGACGGATGCGCTACGCGAAAACGCCCCTGAGGGAATGGGCGCGGAGATCTGGTTCAAGCGGGATGAGCTGAACCACACCGGTGCGCACAAGATCAACAATTGCATCGGGCAGATCCTGCTGGCGATACGCATGGGCAAGACGCGGATCATCGCGGAAACTGGCGCCGGTCAGCACGGTGTGGCGACGGCCACCGTCTGTGCCCGCTTCGGCCTTCCGTGCGTGATCTACATGGGCGCGAAGGATGTCGAGCGTCAGCAGCCAAATGTGTTTCGTATGAAGCTGTTGGGCGCCGAAGTTCGCGCGGTGACTTCAGGTGCCAACACGCTGAAGGATGCGATGAACGAGGCGCTGCGCGATTGGGTCGCCAATGTGCACGACACCTTCTACATCATCGGCACCGCCGCCGGCCCCCACCCGTATCCGGAGCTCGTGCGCGATTTCCAGAGCGTGATCGGCCGCGAGGCGCGCGAACAGATGCTCGGCCGTACCGGACACCTGCCCGACCTGCTGGTCGCTGCGATCGGCGGAGGATCGAACGCGATTGGCCTGTTCCACCCATTCCTCGACGATCCCGAGGTGCGGATGCTGGGCGTCGAGGCGGCCGGCGAGGGATTGCAGAAGAAGCACGCGGCGAGCCTTGCCGGCGGTTTCCCGGGCGTTCTCCACGGCAACAAGACCTATTTGTTGCAGGACGAGGACGGGCAGATCGCCGAGGCCCATTCCATCTCCGCCGGGCTCGACTACCCTGGCATCGGTCCGGAGCATGCCTGGCTTAAGGACATCGGCCGCGTAGAATATACGGCGGTCACCGATGACGAGGCGCTCGATGCCTTTCAGCTTCTTTGCCGCACCGAGGGCATCATTCCGGCGCTGGAGCCATCGCACGCAATCGCAGCTGTCGCTCGCATTTCGCGGGAAATGCGGCGGGATCAGGTGATCCTCGCCAATCTGTGCGGCCGCGGCGACAAGGACATCTTCACGGTCGCGCATGCGCTGGGAGTAGCGATATGATCGCTGACAAACATCGCTCGCCGGCAATCAGCCCGGCTCTCCCGATCGGTGGAGGGCCGCAATGACCCGTCTATCCGCTGCATTCCAGAAGGATCATCCTGCCCTCGTCTGTTTCGTGACAGCCGGTGATGGTAACACCCCTGCGGTGCTCGACGCCCTGGTCGAAGGCGGCGCCGACGTGATCGAACTCGGCATGCCCTTCACGGACCCGATGGCGGATGGCCCAGCGATCCAGGCCGCCAACATCCGCAGTTTGGAAGCAGGCACAACAACAGCCGATATCCTTAGGTATGCACACGGTTTTCGCGCGCGGCACCCGAACGTTCCGCTGGTGCTGATGGGTTATGCCAATCCCATGCTGCGTCGTGGCGCGGCATGGTTTGCTACCGCGGCGCGCGATGCTGGTGTGGACGGGATCATCTGCGTGGACATTCCGCCAGAAGAAGACGACGCGCTTGGACCGGAGCTGCGCAAGGCCGGGATCGATCCTATCCGTCTGGCCACGCCGACGACGGATGTAGCGCGCCTGCCCGATGTGCTGAACGGTGCGTCGGGCTTCGTCTATTACGTCTCTGTCGCCGGGATCACCGGCCTGCAGCAGGCGGTGCAGGGCTCGATCGAGGCAGCTGTCGCGCGGCTGAAGGCAGCGACCGATCTGCCGATTGCAGTAGGCTTCGGCATCCGCACGCCCGAACAGGCGCAGGCGATCGCTCGCGTTTCCGACGGGGTGGTCGTCGGATCGGCGATCGTTGAGCTTGTTGCCCGTCACGCAGCGGATGCGCCGCGCCACGTGCGCACCTATGTTGAAAGCTTAGCGGCCGCTGTTCGCGCCGCGCGGAAGGAAATGGCATGAGCTGGTTGTCCAGCGTTCGCAACGCTTTGTCGTTCGTTGTTCCCGCGACGAAGGAGACTCCCGACAACCTCTGGCACAAGTGCAAGGGGTGCGGGACAATGGTGTTCACCAAGGAGTGGGAGGAAAACCTGTCGGTTTGCCCGTCTTGCGATCACCATGGGCGGATCGGCCCGGCAGCCCGTTTCGAGCAACTGCTCGATGAGGGTAGCGCAAAGGTCCTGGCTGCACCGAACGCGCCGGAAGATCCGCTGAAGTTCCGCGATTCCAAGCGCTATTCCGACCGGTTGAAGGCGGCGCGCGCGGAAACCGGGGAGCAGGACGCCTTCATCAACGCGCGCGGCACCATCAAGGGCCATCGCGTGGTGATCGGCGTGCAGGATTTCGCCTTCATGGGCGGATCCATGGGCCAAGCGGTCGGGGAAGCGTTCATCCAAGGCGTGGAAACCGCGATCGCTGATCGCGCGCCCTATGTTGTGTTCACGGCCAGCGGTGGTGCGCGCATGCAGGAAGGCATTCTGAGCCTGATGCAGATGCCGCGCAGCACGGTTGCCATCCAGATGCTGCACGATGCGGGCCTGCCCTATATCGTGGTGCTGACCGATCCGACATCAGGCGGGGTGATGGCGGCTTACGCCATGCTGGGCGATGTCCATATCGCCGAACCGCGCGCAACGCTTGCCTTCACCGGCCGCCGCGTGATCGAGAATACGATCCGCGAAAAGCTGCCCGACGATTTTCAGACCAGCGAATATTATCTGGAACATGGGCTGGTGGACATGGTGGTGCACCGCAAGGAGCTGCGCGATCGTCTGGCCACGGTGATCGGCTATCTGTGCGCAGACCGTAAGGCGGCCTGAGCGCGGCGGCCATCGGCGCAGCACCGGAAGGCCTTGGTAGAAGTTCGGAGCGGCGGCGGGTGTTTTCGGCCTGTCGCCGGCCAGCGCGTGGAGAGCCGGAGCGACAATGCCCGACCATGCCGTTTCGTCCGATCCCGCGGTGCAGGCGCAGCTTGCCCGGCTCTGGTCCCTCTCCCCGGGCGCGGACGTCCTGGGCCTTTCGCGGATCACGGCGCTGCTCGCGCGGCTGGGCGATCCACACTTGCGCCTCCCGCCGGTGTTTCACGTGGCCGGAACGAACGGCAAGGGCTCAACCTGCGCATTTCTCCGCGCGATGCTGGAGGCGGGCGGGAAACGCGTTCACGTCTATTCCAGCCCCCATCTGGTGCGTTTCAACGAACGGATCCGCATCGCGGGCGAGCTGATCGAGGATGCGGACCTTGCGGTTCTGCTACGGGAAGTGCTCGACGCCGGCGGCGATATCGGCGCGAGCTTTTTCGAAGTAACGACTGCGGCCGCCTTTCTCGCCTTCTCCCGCACTCCGGCGGATGCCTGCGTCATCGAGGTTGGCCTGGGCGGAAGGCTGGACGCGACCAATGTTGTTCATCCCCTGATCTGCGGCATCGCGGGCCTCGGGATCGATCATGAAGCGTTCCTTTTGGCCGACGAAGCCGGCACGCCCGCCGAGCCGATGGCGCGAATAGCTTTCGAAAAGGCAGGGATCGCCAAATCCGGCGTGCCGATCGTGACGCTGAACTATCCCGCAATCGCGAACGAGGCCGTCAGCGCGGTTGCTGGAGCGAAGCGCGCGATCCTGCACCGAGCGGGTGATAGCTGGAGGTCCGAAGCCAAGCCGGCGGGTATCCGGTATTCGGATGAGGGCGGCACACTTGATCTGCCCCTGCCCTCCCTTCCGGGTCTCCATCAAAGTGACAATGCTGCCCTTGCGGTCGCCATGTTGCGACACCAGCGCACCTTCAACATCGGGCCGGAGCACATGGCGACGGGAATCCAGCGCACATTCTGGCCGGCGCGCATGCAGCGGTTGCGGGACGGGCCGCTGACACGGATGCTGGGCGATCAGCCGAGCGGCGGCGTCTGGCTGGACGGTGCCCACAACGAATCGGCAGCGGCGGCGATCGCTGCCGCCTGGCCCGGCGATGCGCGCACGGTCGTTGTCATCGGCATGCTGGCCAACAAGGATGCAAATTCGGTGGTCCGCTACCTCACAAAGATGGCGGCAGCGGTTCAGGTCATTGCCATTCCGGTTCCCGGCCATGCGCACCACGATCCAGCGGATCTGGCGGCGATCGCGGCAAGCGAAGGTGCCCTTTCCACCGCTGCGGCCGCCGATGTGGAGCAGGCTTTTGCCATACTCTCCGGCACCGATGCCGAACGCATTCTGATCGCCGGCTCCCTCTATCTGGCCGGTGAGGTGCTCTCACGAAACGACGAGATACCGAGCTGATCGTAATGTGCGATTGACTTGCAATAGCGGATTGAGAGAGACTTGCCGGAAGAGGAGTCTCTTCCATGACCATGTCCGCACCCGCCACTCTGGCGCTTCTGCCACATGCACTTCCTGTCTGCTCCAACGCCCGCACGGCCCTGTTCGCGATGCGTCGGATGGGCGCCCACGGACTGAACGATGCGCGTGCGGCGCACGCCTTCTTTACGGCATTCGGCGAAAGCTTTCGCAGGCCACTGATGCTGATGCGCGGGTTGATGGTGGACCTCGCCACTGCAGCGGCCGGGCCGATCTCCATCGCGCCATGCTGCTATTCGCGGATGACCCATGCCGAGGCCGCCGTGTTGACGATCCTGTCCCGCGTTGAGGTCCATACCGATACGGCACAGCTGCTGATGACCGACCTGCTTGGCATCAGGGCAGTGGATGGTGTTCTGGCCAGTGCAGCGGCCGTCGCCATGGCCTTTGCCGACGAAGGCCGACCGATCACCGCTTGACGCTCGCCCCCGCTAGGCGGGAGCGCCCTCTGCCCGCGCGGGATCCTCTTCGGCCGTTGGCTGGCGTGCCTGCTCCACGACGAAGCCGCGCTTCCACAGGATCCACAACAGGATTAGGCCTGGCACCGCCACGATCATGGTGACGATCCAGAAGCCAACCCAGCCGAAGGCCTCTGCGACATAGCCGGAGGGCGTGGACAGCCAGGTCCGGCCCACCACGGCGAACGACGACAAGAGAGCGAACTGGGTCGCCGTATAGGCAAGGTTGGCCAGACCGGAGAGATAGGTGGCGAAAACCGTCAACCCGATGCCGCTGGTCACCTGTTCCGTCGCCACGGCGATGAACAGCCACGTGGGCGAGTGGCCGTTCGCCGCAAGAATGGCGAAGGTGGCGTTGGACAGCATCATCAGCACGCCGGAGACGAACAATGCCCGTCCCATGCCGAGCCACGCCAGGAACGGGGCGCCCAGCGCCGTCCCGATCAACAGTCCCCAGAGGCCAACCACCTTGTTGATCGCCAGGAATTCGGTGTCGGAAAAACCAAGCTCCACGATCATGGGGTTGAGCATCCCCTGCCCCATCGCATCGCCAAGCTTGTAGACGAGGACGAAGAGCAGGATCAGCACGGCACCGCGCCGCTGGAAGAACTCACGGAACGGGCTCACCACCGTATCGGTGAACCAGCCGCGGCCACCCCGCTTCACCGCCTGTTCGTGCAGGCCTGGGCCGATCCACAAGGCAGCGATCGCAGCGGGCACAAGGCAGAGGGAAGTGAGGCCATAGCCAAATGCCCATCCGAGCCCCAGCCCCTCGGCCGAGGCAATCGCGATAGTGCCGACACCGGCGATGAAGTTGCCCGTGCGATACCCGAACTGGTTCATGGCGGTGCCATGCGCCAGCTCGGCATCGGGCAAAATCTCGATACGGTAGGCATCGATGACGATGTCCTGCGTCGCCGACAGAAACGCCGTCACGATCGCCCAGAATGCAAAAACGCCAAGGTGCAGCTCAGGCTGGCTCGCCCCCAACATCCACACGGAGACGAACAGCATCGCCTGCACAAGGAAGAGCCACGCGCGGCGCTGGCCGAAAAGCTCCGTCAGGAACGGAAGACGCGTGCGATCGATCAACGGCGCCCACAGGAACTTCAGCGTGTAAGGCGTGGTCAGCCCGATGGCGAAGCCGATCGTCTTCTTGTCGATGCCGACCTTCGCCAGCCAGAAGGTCATGGTGCCAAGCAAAAGTGTCAGCGGAAATCCGCTGGAGATGCCGAGCAGAAAAGCGGCCAATGGCCGCGGCCGGAAATACGGCCCCATCGCGGCGCCAAACCCACGCCGCGAAACTGCTTCGGTCATCTACGCTTGCTCCAAACCCCGAACGGAAAGCGACACTAACGGCAATTCGTGGACAGGTAAGCCCATGATCGCGGCCGCTGAGAATCTCATCCCCGTGTCGCTGCGCTTCGTCGCCCTTCCACTCACGCGCGCGTAGCGCCTGCGCTGCGCAGCTGGAGGAGGGATATTGGCGGCGGGGCCAAACCTGGAGAGGGTTGCCGATGCGGCACCCTGCCTTCTCGCGGCAGGGTCAATGCCATCCTGCTGGATGGCGCGAGTGACGGGGCTCGAACCCGCGACCTCCGGCGTGACAGGCCGGCGCTCTAACCAACTGAGCTACACCCGCTCAAACAATCCAAACGCTTGTCAGCACCCCGTGATTTCCGATGCTTCCCGCACCGGTTATAATGAGACGCATCCTCCACCTTGAAGGTGGCGCGAGTGACGGGGCTCGAACCCGCGACCTCCGGCGTGACAGGCCGGCGCTCTAACCAACTGAGCTACACCCGCTTGGATCAGCGTGGAGGCGCGCCACTATGCCACCGGCGCGGGGCTGTCAACGACCTCATCATCGCTTTTGTCGAATCCTCGCGATCTCTTCGTCGGCTGGCGCACCAGGGTACCATGTTCGAAGAGGAAGCCGGCGATATCCGGCTTGCCAGCGCCATTGATGATCGTCTGGATGATGATGAGCAGCGGCACCGCGAGCAGCGCGCCGATCGTGCCCCAGACCCAGCCCCAAAAGCTGAGCGAGATGAGAATCAGCACCGGGCTGATCGTCAGTCGATGGCCCACGATCAGCGGCGTCACGACGTTCGCCTCGATCAGATGAAGCCCATACATGATCGCCGGTGCCGCGAGCGCCGTTGCGACATCGTTGAAGGTCATCAGCCCGCCGAGTGCGACCAGCAGCGCCGCGATCACCGGCCCGAAATACGGGATGTAGTTGAACAGCGCGACGATCCCGCCCCACATCAGCGGAAAGGGCATGCCGAGCAAGTGAAGCGCCCCAGCCGTGACGAGCCCGAGCACGATGTTGATCGCGGTGATCGTGCCGAGATAGCTGGAAACATCGTCCACCACATCCTGGATTACCCGCGCCGTCGCCATCGCGCCGCCGAAGCTTTCGCGATTGGTGATCATGTTCGTTCTGGTCCGCGTCCAGCCAGTCAGGAAGAAGAAGGTGACGAGGACGGCATAGAGCACCTGGATGATCACTGCCGGCGCGGACGTGGCCGCAAGCTCCAGGATCGAACTGGGCGGCGCTACCGCTGCGGTCGGCGATTGCCGCACCGGCGCGGCGGCAAGCCGCCGCAGGGTGCGGTTCGCATATCGCTCCAGGTTCGAGTAGAGATCGAGCAGCGGCTCGAGATTGTCCTGGATCCGGTCGATCCTTCGCGGCAGCAGGCGGAAGAAGTCGATCGCGGGCACGACGATTGCGGCCAGCGCCACATTGGCCGCAAGCAGAAAGAGGATCACGCACAGCAGCGCGGCAAGCGCTGGCGGAAGGCGGCGCGCCTCCAGCCACTCCAGCAATGGGATCAGCGCGATGCTGACCACGATCGCGACCGCCGTCGGCATGAAGAACTCGGCGCCCGCTTTCAGCGCGAACGGCAAGCCAATAAGCAGCCCCATGCCGGCGGTGAGCGTCAGGGCGGCCAGCAGACGATCCCGTCGCAGCGCGACGCGTGGCTCAGGCGACGACGCCCCTGACAATGAAGGGTCGGCAGCATCATCAAGGAGCGAAAGCGACGGGCCCGGTGAGGTTTCAACCACCGTGCGCGCGATCCCGGGGCGAGGCGGCGATCCCGTAAACAGTCTGGTCGTAGCGGGGTACGGAAAGCGTGCTGTTGATCATTCCCGCCAGGGTCCGCCTTCAAGATAGAGGTAATCGGCCTTGAACTCCCCCAACCGGGCGAGTCGGTCAATATCGAGTATCTGCAGCTTGCCACGGTTGAAGATCGCCAGGCCGTCTTCCCGGAGCCGCCGGAGAACGCGATTGACGTGAACGCTGGTCAGCCCGACGACGTCGCCCAGATCCTGCTGGGTCAAGGGGAGCTCGCATCTGCCATCCGCCGCCAACCCGATGGCGTGCATCCGGCAATAGGTCTCGCAAACGAAGTGCGCGACCCGCCCGGCCGCGTTCAGCCGCCCGATGCGAAAGACCCATTCGCGATGAAGCGCGGCGTCGAGCAAGGTGCTGAACCACAGAAGCGATGCCAGATGCGGCCGCTCCTTCATGATAAGGTCGAGCCGGTCGTGGCGAACATAAGCCACCTTGGCCGACGTGATGGTCGCCACATTGTGGTCGATATAGCGGGTCGGATAACTATGGAGGTCCACGAAGTCGCCGGGGACGTGATAGGACAGCATCTGTCGATAGCCGTCGCGTGCATCCATGTAGCGACAGGCGTAACCTTCGACGATCAGCGTGCTCCGCCGAAGGCGATCACCGCGGTTCGCCAGCGACTTGCGCGGCGGCACCACCTCAATCGTTTCGACCGCTGATTCAAGAACAGCCAGTTCTTCGGCAGACAGTTCGCTGCGCCGTCTGCCTCGGAGAAAATCCTTTGTATGCATCGACGCCCCTCGTTTCGCCGATGTAACGCTTCAGGCAGCGGCGCGATCCTCGAAGTAGCTCTTTAACTCACGCTTGAGTATTTTCCCGTTGGCGTTGCGCGGCAGCATTTCCTGACAGAAGCGGATCGCGACGGGCACCTTGAACGCGGCAAGCCGATCCCGGACCCAGACCTGAAGCTCAGCCTCGGTCGCTGTGGTGCCGGGCGCGAGGTGAACGACGGCGGCAGGTTCCTCCCCAAGGATGCGATGCGGGATGCCGATCAACGCGCAATCGGTGACGGCGGGATGGTCGTAGAGAACGTTTTCCACCTCGCTGGAATAGATGTTCTCGCCGCCCCGGATCACCATGTCCTTCGCGCGATCGACGATGAAGCAGAAGCCTTCCTCATCGAGCCGGGCGAGGTCACCCGTGCGCACCCATCCGTCGACAAAGGTGGCAGCGGTCGCCTCGGGCTTGTTCCAATAGCCCTTCACGATCATTGGTCCGCGCGCCCACAATTCGCCGATCTCACCAGGCGCTAGCGCCTCGCCATCCGAACCGGTGACCTTCAGATCGGCGACCGCGACCGCCGGCCCGCAGCTTTCCGGACGTCGCAGGTAATCCTCTCCGGAATGGGTGGTCACGGTGGCGGTCGTCTCGGTCATGCCCCAGCCGTTGCCGGGCGCGGATTTCAACTCGGCGGCGATCTTGCGCACCAGTTCGGGCGCTGATGGCGCACCGCCATAACCGATCGTCTCCAGGCTGGAGAGATCGTACCGATGGCGTTCGGGATGCTCCAGCAGCTGCCAGGCGATGGTCGGCACGCCGCCAGTGGAATTCACCTTTTCCCGCTCGATGATTTCCATCGCCCGGACGGCATCGAACTTGCGCATGTAGATCACCGTGTGACCGGCGGCCATCGCGCCCATCAAGCCGGACGAGAGAGCGGTGGCGTGGAACAGCGGGATCACCGTCAGCGCCACTTTCCGGCTGGGTTCCGGCAAGGGATCGCCGCGGCGCAGGATCGACCGAGCCATGGCATAGCCGGTCGAAAGGATGTTCGTCATGAAATTGCGATGCGTGCCGAGCGCTCCCTTGGGCTGCCCCGTGGTGCCGCTGGTATAGAGGATCGACGCCTCATCGTCCGGATCGAGCGCGACCGGCGGCAACTCACGGGCGGGAAGCCGCGACCAATCGTGGGGCGTGCCGATCACGTCCTCGAGGCGCTCCGCCCCTTGCAGCGGCGCGGTGGCGCGACTCACCAGGATACGCGTGAGGCCGGCCAGTTGCGGACGCAGCGGCGCAATCCTTTCCCACCGCTCATCATCGGCGATCAGCACCTTCGCGCCGGAGTCCGACAAGCCATAGGCAAGCTCCTCACCCGTCCACCAGGCGTTGAGCGGAACCGCGATCGCGCCAAGCACCGTGGCGGCGAAGAAGCCGACGATCCACTCGGGCAGGTTGCGCATTGCGATCGCCACCCGATCACCCTTCCCGATACCACCGGCAGCGAGATCCGCCGCGAGCGCCGCAATGGCACGGAATTGTGCGTCGTAGCTGACCCGCTCATCCTCATAGATGGTGGCCAGTTGCTCTCCGTGCGTGCGCGAAAGCGCCACCAGCGCGGCCATGTGTGGGGGCGCATTCTTCCACACGCGCGTCGGCACGCCGCGGATCACCACCGTTTCCATCTCGAACCTGGCGCCGGGCGCCGTCAGCACGGCTTCCGCTTCCTTCACGGACATGGCCGGCCAAGCTGCGGCCAGAGGTTGCGTTGCCACGTCGGTTTCTCCCAGCGTTGAAATTCGGTTCTCCAGACGCGCACGTTAGGATTGATTCACCAGCCGCTCAAGCGATAGGAAGAGGCCGATTAGAAGCCGGGGTATGGAGGGGCAATGAACATCGCATCACCCGAGAAGCATGGGTTCGACAGCCGGCGCCTTGCTGCGATCGATACCTTCCTGAAAGAACGGTACCTCGATTCGGGTGAGTTCCCGCACACACAGCTTCTCGTGTCGCGCGATGGCGAGCTTGTGCATTTTTCGTCGCAGGGCGCGGCGCGCGAGGGCGGCGGCGCCACCATCGACGAAAGCAGCCTGTTCCGTATCGCTTCCATGACGAAGCCGATCACTTCCGTGGCGTTCATGATGCTGGTGGAGGAGTGCAAGGTCGCGCTCGATACGCCGGTTCATCACGTTCTGCCCGAATTCAAGAAGCTGGGGGTCTATGCGGGGGGCGGCGCCGGCGTGCCGTTCATGACGCGCCCGACGGAAGAGCCGATGCGGATGGTGGATCTGCTGCGGCATACGTCGGGGCTGACCTACGGCTTTCAGAACCGGTCGAACATCGATGCCGCGCATCGCGAACTGAAGCTGGAGAACTGGCACGGCAATTACGATCTTGACGGCTTCGTTGCCGAACTTGGCAAGTTGCCGCTGGAATTTTCGCCCGGCACCAGCTGGAATTATTCTGTTTCGACAGACGTTCTGGGCGCCGTGGTCCAGCGGGTTTCGGGCATGTCGCTGCCGGACTTCTTCGAGCAGCGTATCTTCAAGCCGCTGGGCATGAACGACACGGGGTTCACCGTGCCGACGAACAAGCTGGATCGCCTCGTCGACTGCTATACGCTGGTACCGGGCAAGGGACGGGTCATGTTCGACCGCGCCGAGGAAAGCATGTGGTTGAAGCCCTTCACGCTGGTTTCCGGCGGCGGCGGCCTGGTGTCCACCGCGCTGGATTACCAGCGTTTCTGCCAGATGTGCCTCAATGGTGGCACGCTGGACGGTGCGCGCATCCTCGGCCGCAAGACGATCGATCTGATGACCCAGAA comes from the Sphingomonas sp. OV641 genome and includes:
- a CDS encoding phosphoribosylanthranilate isomerase, which translates into the protein MTDVKICGLSTQATVDAAIAGGATHIGLVFFPPSPRNLSFDSAAALAARIPARVRRVGVFVDPDDAAVERAVQAGGLHALQLHKASPQRAAHLRQRTGLEIWSAVAVKTRADLDGARDYAGAADRILYDAKTPAGAALPGGMGVRFDWSLLDGFRHPLPWALSGGLDAANVSEAIRRTGAPLVDASSGLESAPGVKSVDKIAAFLQAVAAS
- the trpB gene encoding tryptophan synthase subunit beta, translating into MNAPNSFRAQPDERGHFGDYGGRYVAETLMPLILDLEREYRAAKSDPAFQAQFDDLLEHYVGRPSPLYYAERLTDALRENAPEGMGAEIWFKRDELNHTGAHKINNCIGQILLAIRMGKTRIIAETGAGQHGVATATVCARFGLPCVIYMGAKDVERQQPNVFRMKLLGAEVRAVTSGANTLKDAMNEALRDWVANVHDTFYIIGTAAGPHPYPELVRDFQSVIGREAREQMLGRTGHLPDLLVAAIGGGSNAIGLFHPFLDDPEVRMLGVEAAGEGLQKKHAASLAGGFPGVLHGNKTYLLQDEDGQIAEAHSISAGLDYPGIGPEHAWLKDIGRVEYTAVTDDEALDAFQLLCRTEGIIPALEPSHAIAAVARISREMRRDQVILANLCGRGDKDIFTVAHALGVAI
- the trpA gene encoding tryptophan synthase subunit alpha, translating into MTRLSAAFQKDHPALVCFVTAGDGNTPAVLDALVEGGADVIELGMPFTDPMADGPAIQAANIRSLEAGTTTADILRYAHGFRARHPNVPLVLMGYANPMLRRGAAWFATAARDAGVDGIICVDIPPEEDDALGPELRKAGIDPIRLATPTTDVARLPDVLNGASGFVYYVSVAGITGLQQAVQGSIEAAVARLKAATDLPIAVGFGIRTPEQAQAIARVSDGVVVGSAIVELVARHAADAPRHVRTYVESLAAAVRAARKEMA
- the accD gene encoding acetyl-CoA carboxylase, carboxyltransferase subunit beta, coding for MSWLSSVRNALSFVVPATKETPDNLWHKCKGCGTMVFTKEWEENLSVCPSCDHHGRIGPAARFEQLLDEGSAKVLAAPNAPEDPLKFRDSKRYSDRLKAARAETGEQDAFINARGTIKGHRVVIGVQDFAFMGGSMGQAVGEAFIQGVETAIADRAPYVVFTASGGARMQEGILSLMQMPRSTVAIQMLHDAGLPYIVVLTDPTSGGVMAAYAMLGDVHIAEPRATLAFTGRRVIENTIREKLPDDFQTSEYYLEHGLVDMVVHRKELRDRLATVIGYLCADRKAA
- a CDS encoding folylpolyglutamate synthase/dihydrofolate synthase family protein, with translation MPDHAVSSDPAVQAQLARLWSLSPGADVLGLSRITALLARLGDPHLRLPPVFHVAGTNGKGSTCAFLRAMLEAGGKRVHVYSSPHLVRFNERIRIAGELIEDADLAVLLREVLDAGGDIGASFFEVTTAAAFLAFSRTPADACVIEVGLGGRLDATNVVHPLICGIAGLGIDHEAFLLADEAGTPAEPMARIAFEKAGIAKSGVPIVTLNYPAIANEAVSAVAGAKRAILHRAGDSWRSEAKPAGIRYSDEGGTLDLPLPSLPGLHQSDNAALAVAMLRHQRTFNIGPEHMATGIQRTFWPARMQRLRDGPLTRMLGDQPSGGVWLDGAHNESAAAAIAAAWPGDARTVVVIGMLANKDANSVVRYLTKMAAAVQVIAIPVPGHAHHDPADLAAIAASEGALSTAAAADVEQAFAILSGTDAERILIAGSLYLAGEVLSRNDEIPS
- a CDS encoding DUF6628 family protein, which translates into the protein MTMSAPATLALLPHALPVCSNARTALFAMRRMGAHGLNDARAAHAFFTAFGESFRRPLMLMRGLMVDLATAAAGPISIAPCCYSRMTHAEAAVLTILSRVEVHTDTAQLLMTDLLGIRAVDGVLASAAAVAMAFADEGRPITA
- a CDS encoding MFS transporter; the protein is MTEAVSRRGFGAAMGPYFRPRPLAAFLLGISSGFPLTLLLGTMTFWLAKVGIDKKTIGFAIGLTTPYTLKFLWAPLIDRTRLPFLTELFGQRRAWLFLVQAMLFVSVWMLGASQPELHLGVFAFWAIVTAFLSATQDIVIDAYRIEILPDAELAHGTAMNQFGYRTGNFIAGVGTIAIASAEGLGLGWAFGYGLTSLCLVPAAIAALWIGPGLHEQAVKRGGRGWFTDTVVSPFREFFQRRGAVLILLFVLVYKLGDAMGQGMLNPMIVELGFSDTEFLAINKVVGLWGLLIGTALGAPFLAWLGMGRALFVSGVLMMLSNATFAILAANGHSPTWLFIAVATEQVTSGIGLTVFATYLSGLANLAYTATQFALLSSFAVVGRTWLSTPSGYVAEAFGWVGFWIVTMIVAVPGLILLWILWKRGFVVEQARQPTAEEDPARAEGAPA
- a CDS encoding AI-2E family transporter, coding for MVETSPGPSLSLLDDAADPSLSGASSPEPRVALRRDRLLAALTLTAGMGLLIGLPFALKAGAEFFMPTAVAIVVSIALIPLLEWLEARRLPPALAALLCVILFLLAANVALAAIVVPAIDFFRLLPRRIDRIQDNLEPLLDLYSNLERYANRTLRRLAAAPVRQSPTAAVAPPSSILELAATSAPAVIIQVLYAVLVTFFFLTGWTRTRTNMITNRESFGGAMATARVIQDVVDDVSSYLGTITAINIVLGLVTAGALHLLGMPFPLMWGGIVALFNYIPYFGPVIAALLVALGGLMTFNDVATALAAPAIMYGLHLIEANVVTPLIVGHRLTISPVLILISLSFWGWVWGTIGALLAVPLLIIIQTIINGAGKPDIAGFLFEHGTLVRQPTKRSRGFDKSDDEVVDSPAPVA